AAAAAAGTAATAACTGGTAACTCCCCCTGATATCTGCATTACCCTCTTTtgagaaaaatgtaataaaaaggtGAAGGCAGcaaatttcaattaaaaaatatttgttattattgtatacaaGTTTTGCAAAATATGTAAACGCAAGTCTGAAGTGTCTTAggccagaaaaaaaatcgattagtGAATCGGAGTTATTAGTtgattctttcctttccttgaaACTGAACGCAGTGTATGAGAGCTCTTGATAtctattaaataataattgataatttgcGACAATTTCCCAGCTAGTCGTCCTCCTCGCCTTGGTCGCTGTGGCCGCcgcttcaataacaataacaataaagataataacaatagaataacaataataagtataatgatgatgatgacgatgaaaaaaaaacaataataaagctaAGAAAGGCGTCAAATTTAATGATACTATTTCAACTTCCAGCTGGTCGTCCTCCTCGCCTTGGTCGCTGTGGCCGCCGCCATGCCAGGCTTCCTCGGAGGCGCTGGATAcggaggtggatttggtggatacggaggaggtggatacggaggGGGAAGCTTCGGTGGATTCAGCGGTGGACACGGAGGTGGATTCGGTGGATATGGGGGAGGTTTCGGTGGTTTCCGCGGTGGAATTGGGGGACACAGTGgaggtttgtgtgggtgtgggtgtgtttctaactctatctctcttttctttcatttttcttttatctttctttcattttttttctcttctcttctctttctattccctccATTTATGTTGAAGAAATAATGACGGCTAATTAGATCATATAAATTAAGCGATTCTTTAATTAATTTGTACTATACTGTTGTTACCTTTACTTCAGGTTACGGACGCTAGAGGGCGGCAGCGATCTTCCAAGTTATCATCAATTATAACTTTTAAACTCTAATATATTAATTCAAAACCtgcttgtgtgttttattttgttctcaGTCCCGAGGTATACTTTTTTccttagagtaaaaaaaaataaatgaacaaataaaaaaaacgtaatgataataataatggtaatgataataatataaataacaacaataataataacaataataataataataatgccgataaagagagagagaaaataataacaaaagataaggGAAGAAGTATATTTGAAGagaattatttcataaaaaagatagataggtaggtaggtaaaaagatagataaatagatagatagccagaatGATGGGCGGATGAACAGATAATGAGACAGAAtgatggattgatagatggataaagatatgaatacataattaaaagatatacatGCATCCACatgtatatcttttaattatGTATTCAATACTGCATATTGtcataaggttatatatatatatatatatatataatatatatatatatatatatatatatatatatatatatatatatatatattatatatatatatatatatatatatatgtgcatacacacacacacacacacacacacacacatatatatatatatatatatatatatatatatatatatatatatatatatatatatatatatatatataaagcaagttatgatgatgttaaattagtaaaaaagaaaaaaaaaaaaaaaaacttgagtcgtaatataaaatataaaaccccaaaattttaatagcATTGTTTGTCTAAATGTATCTTGTTTATAGATTCTATTAAACgtcatttcacccccccccccctctgtctctgtctctctctctctctctctctcactgtctctttctctctctctctctctctctctctctctctctctctctctctctctctctctctctctctctcctctctctctctctttctctctctctctcactcactctggcCCCCCTTGTCGAACTGACTGTTCTGAAGGTTGCTATGGCAGAGAAAATTTGGACTGTGTTAATTTACTCCGGACAAATCATTATCATGGTATGCTTTTAAGGTATGTATCAAATCGCATACACActaatgtacgcacacacacacacacatacacacacacacacacacacacacacacacacacaacacacaccacacacaaaaaaaaaaaaatttaaaaatattatataaattttatatataaatatattttatttaaaaaatattttaatattaaaatatatattatNNNNNNNNNNNNNNNNNNNNNNNNNNNNNNNNNNNNNNNNNNNNNNNNNNNNNNNNNNNNNNNNNNNNNNNNNNNNNNNNNNNNNNNNNNNNNNNNNNNNAGAAAAAGATAATTGTAATTAAATTCATTTATCTTAGTAATCACCACAGTCGATTATTCCGCTAATATTCCATGACCTGTAAGATGGATAAAATATGCATATCAAAttacaaatagatgaatatattatagaaacgagtaaatgaatgtatatgtatatgtatatatatatatatgtatattatatattatatatatatatattttatatatatatatatatattatatttatatatattaataattatatatatgtgtgtgtgtgtgtgtgtgtgtgtgtgtgtgtgtgtttgtgtgtctgtgtgtttttgtatatgtttttgtttctgcATGTGCGTTTTTATGTACATAAAGACGCAAACTATATTACAGAAAAATATTAGCATTTCATTACAGCGCCTCATCGCTGAAATGCAATATTTAAAATGCAAGCAAAGTTAAATATTATGAGAAATCCTCCGTTTGCCACGTGGTcgtcgcagaaaaaaaaaaaaaaaaaaaaaaaaatatatatatatatatatatatatatatatatatatatatatatatatatatatatatatatatcatatatatatatatatatatatatatatatattaatatatatatatatatatatatattatatatacatatatatatttatatatataatatatatatatatatatatatatatatatatatatttaaatatgtgtgtgtgtgtgtgtgtgtgtgtgtgtgtgtgtgtgtgtgtgtgtgtgtgtgtgtgtgtggtgtgtgcacatctatatatctatatctatatgtatatatatatgttatatatatatatatatatatatatacatatacatatattttatatatatatatatatatctatatatatattttatatatatatatatatatatatatatatacatatatatatacatatagatatagatatatagatgtgcacacacacacacacacacacacaaaacacacacacacacacacacaaaacacacacacacacacacacacacacacacaaaacacaccacacacacacacacatatatatatatatatatatatataatatatatatatatatatatatatatatatatatatatatatatgcatatatatacttttttttcatgcaaTTGTAAAATAAagtcctcatcatcattatcattgttattgttattgtggttgttttgttattattattttatcattattattattatcattagtagtagtagtagtaatgaataatgttaaggataatactgttgataataataataataataataataataataataataataataataacaatgataataataataatagtaataatagtaaccataataatagtagtgataataataataatgataataataataataatgataatcatagtaataataataattattattttcttattattattgtcattatcattaatataattattattataataatgattattaatattattattattgctgttgttgttgttttattattatgataataataataataataataataataattattattattattattatcattactattattataattatatttactattatttttattattattattattattattattattattattattatttttattattattatcattattattattaacattattattattagtagtagtagtagtatcatttatattattattattattgttgctgtttttgatgGTTATGATGtctttgtaattgttattgttatcgtcgttgttgttactgttgttttgttattacttatcattgttattgttatttctgtccttgttatcattatcatcatcattattattactctcatcccCTTTCTCATTATCGACACTGTCATAATATCGAACACCATTACTACAATCCATTTACCTTCGGGAATTTATCACTAttttccaccctctcctctctctttcacttctccgtcactccccctccctccctccctcgctcccccactcctcccattcaccccctctccctcactccctcacactcttccccactccccccgcgctgcacccccccccccgcgctgctcctcccccccccaacgaaTAATTCATACCACttgattgttttttaatattatatgagcTCCTTGCAAGCgcgctactctctctccctcccccccctcccaccccttctctgcTCAGTGTGTGAGATAcgcaggggaggggtggggtggggtggggagtgggagggagggggttagtaAAGGAGAGGGGGTCTAATGAATGGGActaaaaggaggggagggaggggggaggggaggaaagggggagggagggaagggcgagggagggaggggtgagggagggaggggtgagggagggaagggtgaaggaggtaagggtgagggagggaagggtgagggagggaagggtgagggagggaaaggtaagggagagaaaggtaagagaaggaaagggagggaaagagtgagggaggaaggggtgagggagggaagggaaacagagataggggaggagtaaatgaggggggggggtttaattaaggggaataaagggagaggagggaaggtaagggagggaaaggaaagataagttgaagggggggaaaggaagaagcagCGTGGATGTGAATAAGtgtgataaaagggagagagaagggaagggaatgaagaaagggAGTGATATACAAGGAGAAGACGTGAGGGAGGAGTAAGgacgggaaagaaaggaaggggaaggagaagggaggaagggaaaagcgagggaagagaagggaggaaaagcgaggggaggggagagaggaaaagagaggaaaggagaggaaaagggaggaaaagaaaaaggaaaaggaggggaaaagtgaggagaaggaaaagaaaaagaaaggcaatagaaagtgaggggaaaggggaatgtaagGAAGTAAGTAAGGAAGaacggaaagaggggaaaacaaagggaACGGAAGGTAAGGGAAAGTGATaacagggggagagaagagaagggagagaggagagaagagaagggagagaggagagaagagaagggagagaggagagaagagaagggagagaggagagacgagaagggagagaggagagacgagaagggagagaggagagaagagagaggcgaagtACAAGGGAGGGAGAAGCCTTCTgaatgaagggggggaaggggggaagggggtaaggaggggggaggtggtgatgAGGGAGTGACTCTGTAATAAAACTGGTGTTGACACAGACAACTTGCTCTTGTAAATATTCCGGTTACTGAAGGTTGGTGGTCCgacaggcggagggagggagaaggagggaaagagagagagagagagagagagagagagagagagagagagaagagagagagagagagagagagagagagagagagagagagagagaggagagagagaaaggagagagagagaaaagagagagagagagagagggagagggagagggagagggagagggagagtgagagaaagaaagaaagaaagagagagagagagagagagagagaagaagaagaagaagaagaagaagaagacgatgatgtgaagatgaagaagaaaaaaagaaaaagaaagaggaaaagaagaagaggggaaagaagagagagagagaaaaaaaaaacagaagattaagaagaagaaggagaagaagaagaaaatgtgccAGGCTCTCTGCACGTGCACGTTTGcaaaacatatattcacaaacGGCATTTGCAATTCTCCACTAAT
The Penaeus monodon isolate SGIC_2016 chromosome 9, NSTDA_Pmon_1, whole genome shotgun sequence DNA segment above includes these coding regions:
- the LOC119576515 gene encoding glycine-rich protein 3-like, encoding MFKLVVLLALVAVAAAMPGFLGGAGYGGGFGGYGGGGYGGGSFGGFSGGHGGGFGGYGGGFGGFRGGIGGHSGGYGR